The window TGCAACACTGGAGCAATCAGTTTGGGTCTGAGGGACAAGCTCGATCAAAGTACTTTGTCAAAATTTCAAAAGAAGGATTTCTTAGCCAAACGCTTCCCAAAGTAGACCACGCAGGTCACAACTGATTAGCGGGAGAGCCCCTACAATCCTAGAAGATGGACAGATTTAGGAGAGTTCTGTTTTGAGGCCTTGCGTTGCCTGGCAATGAAACTGCACAGAGACATCAATGTTGAAGAAGAGAAGTGACACCAGCTGCACCTTTTGCCAAGGCAGCCTGTGAGATTAGGGGTGCAGAGGAGGTTGCTGTTGGGGTGGGTATCTGGTAGGGTGGGGCGAGTTCATAGGGCGAGAGCCTTccagcagggagacacagactCTTGGAGCTGGCTACAGCACAATCATGCCACAGTTGGTCTTCATCCCGATTCCCCACCCCCCGGCTTGCAGGGCAGGCATTATTAACTGCGGGGCAGGCTGCACATCTCGCAGTGCTCAGTGCCCGGCTGGTTCATGAAGGTGCAGTGGCGGCAGGACCACATCGACGAGGAGGAGGCCGGGACAGAGGGCCCCCCAATGGCCCCGTAATCATGGAGCCCTGTAGGCTGCCCACCAACCGTACCTGCAGCAGGAGACAGGGAGACGTCAGTCAAGACCGAGTTGCCAAGGCTGGTGATATTATAATGAGCAACAAGTACAAGCTTGCACCTCCTTAATCTGCTACCAGAAAATACTCAGTATAAGAAGAGATTAGAgaggggagctgcatcagtgtgCACGCTGCAAATGAATAAGTACAGGCTAATTCCACacttaaacacagaaaaaagaaaaaccatgCTTCGGCTGAGGAAATCTTCAGGTGCGCAGGGTATCGAGGGAGTGAGCAGGAATATGAGGGATATGAATATCATTCAATTCTCGCACCCTTTCTTATTCTCCTACACACAGCTGAGATGTTTTTACTTACATATGGAATTAACCTGTACTTGCTCTTTTGTAGCTTTTACAATGACACAGCTCTCCCATTTCTAACCTCTTCCTCTATTAACACcagttattattagtattaaaaGTATTAGTAGTCTCACTAAGCTTCTGGTACCTAACCTTATAATTAGCAGGCATGGgaatatttcacatttaaatgtttactATTGCATACTGCAGTAGTAATAACTTGTTACACACATATATAGGTTATTAGCAACCAATAAACTGAAAAGAGTTTTTCAACAAATATTGACCACTGCACAACACATGAAGATCTAAAAATAACCTTCATAAAGAACTCAATTCATTAATTAACTCTGCAATAAGTTTTGTATCTTATCATGCGACACCTAAGAGATCTGCTTTTATTCAAGACCTAAGTAAAAGGAAGAACCGTAATGTGGCTCCACAGCTTTTGGaaagaatgttttaataataaccCTTACGTAGACAAGCGGTTCTCAAGACGCTAACTAAACGTTTTAACACACGTTCACACTTTTTGGAAGGTATGACCCTGTGCTGAGGTGTTGAAAGTTTTCAAATAGTGTCCAACATTACCTCTGCACTGGAATCTAATCTTTCGGACATTCGAGTCAATCCATATTCCATTCACAGAATGTCATTTTCCACTTCGCCGACACTACAATTCTCCCTAAGCTCTTGATCAGCAGCACCAGCACACATGTACTCACTGCACAGCTGCTCAATTGTTGCCCACTGCTCGGATTTCTTCCAGGTCTGTGCCAGCTCTTCATTGGAGGTCTTCACCGCATCCAGCAGGAGCCCAATACTGTCCTGTCCGCACACAGTCCACAAAACAAATGCCGTGTTGACAGAGGAAGGCAGCGAAAATTAATAACTTCCCTCGCTTCACTATTAAGCTCATCTTCCGGATTAATGGGAAACGCACTGGAAAGCAGAGATCGGAATGATTTAGTGCTCACAAGACGGAGGAAGCCAGCCACAATGGAGATTTAATCTTTATATTTAAATCTATGGTGTCAGTGATGGAAAGCTGAGAAGGGAGTATTCCACCACAGGGATACATGAGGGAGGATGAATGAGGTCATTAGAGAATGGTATGCTTTCAGTACATGCTACAATAGAACGGGATTTTTCAAAACTTTGCTCTGCTGGTACAATCAGTGGCAAAGTTCAACCATACTGACAGCTGTCTTTCCCTCACAATAGCAGACAGCCACCTCTTAGAGCCCTGCTCCCCAGGCTGACAGAGGACTCCAGTTGTGCCTGCACATGCTCTATTCGGCCAGCACTTTGCTTTCAGAAAGCCTGAGAGACATTCAGACCAGTTGCCTGAACTCAAAATCTGCCAGTGAGTCCTAATCAGTTCCAGAGGCTGGGATATTGCCAAATCCTTAAAGTCATTCCTGTTAAACCCCAAAGACACTCAATAGGAAAATATTACAGAATATATTTATGCTTGCCAACTGGGAGGAAATTATTCTCAGACCATGTTTACACACTGCAGCATAACTTCATCACAGTCTCTTTCATGTTTTGTTATGTAAGGTCTGAAGCTGGTTTCTtcttaacaaaaaacaacagactCCCAGCTCTAAAAGgaccagaaaacattttttacaatgaTGCCTGCGAGAGCAATAAATAAGGAGGGCTAttagtacagaaataaaatgttgccTTCTAAAGAAAATCAAGCTAAAACATCGAACACAATATTTCTTAATGTAACTTAAAAAGGATATAAAAGTACTGAGCGGAAATCCATTGCATAGTAAAAAATGTTGCATGGTAGACGTCACCTGAGATACGTACTTCACTTACTGTGGATTAGCAAGGTCTACAGAGCTGCTCAAGGCACACTAATGTATTAGTGTGagtgaacattttaaaagtctAATGTTCATTTTAACTCCCAGTTAACTCCCAATTGAGAAGACTCACCCTGAGAGGCATGACCTCGTTGGTGACCAGGAAGAGCAGGAGATGGAAATCAGAAACAATATTGAGGAACACGCTGGAGGAGCACTGGGACAGATATGTGGCTAAACTGTGGTAATCCTGAACACAGGCCAGAGGGAAGGAAACACATAGTCAGGGAAATGCAGAGACAGAAAAATTCCACACTTATTCACACCAAAGGAGAGAAGTCATTTTCACAGTGCAGCATGAGTGGCCTGCAATAACAACAGTATCAGGAGGTGATGCATCAGGCAAGTTAgctaaatttttttaaaacaaatgttgagCCTATGATCTATAGTCTACAATCTTATTTGAAGTCACACCGCTCAATATACATATGAAATAATACAGTGAAACCTATGCCTTCAGTTTTATATTTACATCATGCACGATCCTTCATAAACTACTTACATGCCCATTCCTTCCACTATCATTAAAACATTCTTGCCCAATgctgtttatgaaaaaaaacagtagtgcTGCACACTGCAGTGTCATCCATGTACACCTAGCTTCATAGAAAGGTAGTTTTCATATAGTAGCATGTATATACCTGTGTTTCCCCCAGAACATCCCGGTTCTCAATGGGGAAGCGGTGTGTAGATGTGAATGTGTAAACTGGATCTTTAGGGAATGTGGTGGTGATCTAAgagaaaaagcagaaaaaaagaaaaagaaaaggcagtcTAGTGAAACGTACAAAAACTATTTTGATCAAAAGGACAGCAGTTTGAAACAGACATACCCAGTATctaaataatatgtttatatttgaaCCACCATAACATTTTGGTACCCCTAAAACTAAATTATACTATCACTCATTGATTTACGGCAGTTCCTAAAAAGTCACACACTTCtacaattaacattttaacacaGCAAGCAAGATACAATGGCTCCATGTCATTAAGCCTGACTTAACGACATGTTCATTACAACAGGAATTCCACTTGGTCTTTAATTTTCCCCAAAGTCTGTTaagatattattattttacttcagAAATACAAAACTATAATCAAGGGATCAGGGACAACACTCAGATTCCAGTTACTCCAAGCATACATTAAACACATACATTCTTACCGTTAAAACAGGGCTGCAGCCAAGTCATGAATACACACTGACTGCCTAAGACACCAGTGATGGCTCTGCCTTGATTTGTAACGTGGCACCTCCACTCTGTTCATTTTCTAAGATGTCTCCATGAATAATATCCCTCatttttacccttgttgatttATACTTAGCAGTCGGAATTCCAAGGCTGCCAAATTCCATAGGGATTTTTCTAAGTAAAACTCGAAAACTTCAATATCTGCAAAGAATCTCCATGAGAGTTTGAATTAATCTTCCACCCATACCAAAAAACACTGCTGTAATAACTTGAGacttttttccagaagccagctCAATATAATAAAGGCACATTATTCCCCTTGTTTTCTCTCCTATGTTGCTTCCCCCTCTCCCATCTGAATAAACTTTAGCAAAAGAAAGTATTAATGAGATACATATGCAAAGTTCAGAATTGAGCTCTTCTTCAGTTGCCGTATTCCGTAAAGTGTAAATATTTCACAAAGAAGCATTATCGctcctttaaaaaaaggaatttcctaaatgtggattttgttttgaaacattCCATCTCCTTCAATCTTTCTTAATATGGACATAGCAAAACTGAAAggcaaattaaaaatgtcagcTTAGAAAATGTAGTATATGCCATGGTGGATTACCATGTCCAGTTTTTGGTGCAAAAGGTGATTTTTAGAAGGTACATCATTAAGAAACTCATTCCAGATCAGTACAATAACTATATTATACTGCCTAATGGATACTTACATCTATGATCAGGTACTCCACAGGCAGTGGCCGTGCCAAGTACGTGATGTCATTGCCAAACTTATCTTTGTCCTGTTAAAAAGGATGAAGACAGAACTGCTCAGTTAACTCaaacacattaaattaaaagatcACTGCAAGAAGAGAAACACAGATTATATAAAAATAGCTTGCGAAGGAACATGTTATAATAGCCAATTTAACATAATTTTAAGATTTGGCACCATCAGGTATAACATTATagctttaattgtatttttataaattactgaaaaatgcaaataaacacAATCAGACCAGCTATCATTATATTTTCAATAGAATCAGCTTATCTTTCCCCCTTCAAACTAACATATCAGTCATATAAacactgttttgaaaaaaacctCTTTAATTTCAGCATGGATCAGAAGACCACAAAGGTTAATTACAGCAGCACTAGTACAAACATATTGTAATCAAGGGTTGGCAAGACTCCAGCTCACCGGAATTGGCTTCACAGTGGCTCTGTTAACTCAGTTCCAGGCTGGTTTAACATTCAGCTTTTATAAGTACTAGAAGACAAATCATTACATTTTCCAAATCCTGCAACTTGCAGAAAGCAGATAGTTTAATAACTAAACCTGAATTTCATGATATGTTCtaataaaaatgtcacattttataTAAGTTCAAAACAAGTGCCTCTTAAAACCTTCATTGGTTTTGTTTCATCTGGATCTGGTGTCAGACTCACTCATTGGCGAGATACGATTTGCCCAGAGCTACAGTGAGGCGTGTTGTGCAGAGCCCTGATTCCCAGCCTGTACCTTGTAGAAGACGTCCGGTACGTACTGCTCGGTGCTGGACTCCTTGGCGTAGCCGAGCTCTGGGGCATCACGGCATGGCAGGAGACACTCATCTCGCACCAGCGCCATGCACTGATTGGACACCTGGTACCCTTCAAAGTGCACCTGGTTATCGGGGCCACCTGCAGGAAGACCAGGATACACATTCACAATCCGCAGTTTCAGAGAAGCAGCTGCTGGCATCGAAGTGAAAGTCAGCgacggggggaaaaaaaactcaaagaatacctgctaaactaaaatagactttctgcacactgtttgGATGGTCTAACACAAATAAGGGTGTGTTGTGCTAAGCTAAAGCTAAGCTTTAAAGACTAGGCTTTATTTTATCCTACTAAATCATCATTCTAGCAAACATGCTGGAAAATGATTCTATCTTTCCTAGACTATGACACAATGATTCGAAATTTGATTCTCTTTTGACTAACTAAACCTAAATAACTGGCTCTCTCATCATACCCGTCGCCACTACGGTAACGAATTTGGAGCCAAAATCTCCATCAGGTGAGAGACGGCAGGGGTTGGGGTGCTTGTTCTGGAAGTCCCCAGCGGTGATACACTCCTCTGCGCTCAGGAAGTAAGAGTCCTATGATACAGGAGAAGCACATTAATTGTGCACATATTAACTTCCTTCAAAACTGATTAACcttcattttacttttgaaaattaATTCCACAAATGACGAGGATCAGATATTCATCAACATATATAACCAACAGACAAAACAATTGCAAGGCATTCCTTTGACGATACATATACTTTGAGTACAGCTTCAGTAACATCTGTTTTCTaatgaaatatacatttaaCAGTTTTCCTTTTACTCTTTCTATTAATTTGCAACACTTGAATTAGATAGATTGTATGAGCCTCACTTTGTGTCTGGTGTAGCGTACAGTCCCTATCCTGGTGTCTTCAGATAGCAGGTCTGTAAATATCCACCCCACCTAAAACAGAACCGacaaagaaaaaagttaaactTTGAGGAACTGTGAGGTTCACACGctccattattttattataacaaGAATTTCAGGCATATGTTTTCTATTCAACACACTGGGATTAAATTTTCTTCTACACAGCCACCCTAAAGTTTGAACAAATAGTAACAGAAACCTGTTATTTAACCTCTTGCAGAAGAATTCCTCTTAATGTTAGCAGCACATGCATATGATTAAGTAAACTTCAGAACAAGGCACTTTCAACACCTGAAACTAAAAATGTACACCACAAGGTCACACTCTTGTGGTCAAATGATGAATCCAATAAGTGGATCCTGACATCAATAATGCTTTAACAGCATAAGGAAGCCATTAAGCACCTTAAAGCAATATCCACAAATCTGGAGCCTGATGTAAAAGAATTCTTCAAATGCCCTGCTGTGATTAGTTCCAAATGGGATTCCAACATTTCAGACTCTCTGCTGTAGTACAAAATGCCAGGTGCTACGGGTATGAAAAGAACTGCGTAAAACGTACAAAAAATTCCTCGGGCTTTTGTCAAAAGGCATATTACATCCAATGAAAGACATGCACACATATGTACCTTGCAAAGGCCCAATTTGGCTGCAATTTCCTCCACAGCTCCAGCTTTCGGATCTTCCAGCAACTCCAGGCTGTTCTGAGTaccaatctgaaaaaaaactccCATTTATGAAGCATCAATTTCTGACATCG is drawn from Lepisosteus oculatus isolate fLepOcu1 chromosome 9, fLepOcu1.hap2, whole genome shotgun sequence and contains these coding sequences:
- the nploc4 gene encoding nuclear protein localization protein 4 homolog, producing the protein MAESIIIRVQSPEGMKKIFATKRETAASFLKKVAKEFGFSTNGFSIYLNRNKTGEIVSQSKSLSLLKIKHGDMLFLFPSASPGPSGEVMDVAVPHSSSSSLSVLSRPQTSSQVTEDDIDQYLAKQDGKIYRNQDPQLCRHGPMGKCVHCVPLEPFDEDYLNHLDPPVKHMSFHAYIRKLTGGADKGKFVALENISCKIKSGCEGHPPWPEGICTKCQPSAITLNRQKYRHVDNIMFENHTIADRFLDFWRKTGNQRIGFLYGRYTEHKDIPLAIRAEVAAIYEPPQIGTQNSLELLEDPKAGAVEEIAAKLGLCKVGWIFTDLLSEDTRIGTVRYTRHKDSYFLSAEECITAGDFQNKHPNPCRLSPDGDFGSKFVTVVATGGPDNQVHFEGYQVSNQCMALVRDECLLPCRDAPELGYAKESSTEQYVPDVFYKDKDKFGNDITYLARPLPVEYLIIDITTTFPKDPVYTFTSTHRFPIENRDVLGETQDYHSLATYLSQCSSSVFLNIVSDFHLLLFLVTNEVMPLRDSIGLLLDAVKTSNEELAQTWKKSEQWATIEQLCSTVGGQPTGLHDYGAIGGPSVPASSSSMWSCRHCTFMNQPGTEHCEMCSLPRS